In the genome of Amaranthus tricolor cultivar Red isolate AtriRed21 chromosome 15, ASM2621246v1, whole genome shotgun sequence, one region contains:
- the LOC130801358 gene encoding LOB domain-containing protein 1-like, which produces MENMGSDYKQVVCSPGSMTMTITTPSPQSPQSSNSPPSSVGGGSGMHANGAPMIMSPCAACKILRRRCADKCVLAPYFPPTDPLKFTIAHKVFGASNIIKLLQDLPETQRADAVSSMVYEANARLRDPVYGCAGAICQLQKQVSDLQAELAKARAEMVNMQCQQANLLALICMEMTQSQDIVMPTISSSPQAPIETSANNSFLNFYDDNNSSLSSIWEPLWT; this is translated from the exons ATGGAGAATATGGGGAGTGATTATAAGCAAGTAGTGTGTTCTCCGGGGTCTATGACTATGACTATAACTACACCTTCACCACAATCCCCTCAGTCCTCGAATTCACCACCGTCTTCAGTCGGTGGTGGTTCGGGGATGCATGCAAATGGTGCACCCATGATAATGAGTCCTTGTGCAGCTTGTAAGATTCTTCGGCGTAGGTGTGCCGACAAATGTGTATTGGCTCCTTATTTTCCTCCGACTGATCCTCTCAAATTCACCATTGCTCATAAGGTTTTTGGTGCTAGCAATATCATCAAGTTGCTTCAG GACCTACCAGAGACACAACGAGCAGATGCAGTAAGCAGTATGGTATACGAAGCAAACGCACGGCTTAGAGACCCTGTGTATGGTTGTGCGGGTGCTATTTGCCAACTTCAAAAGCAAGTTAGTGATTTACAAGCCGAATTAGCTAAGGCAAGAGCAGAAATGGTTAATATGCAATGCCAACAAGCTAATTTACTTGCCCTAATTTGCATGGAAATGACACAATCTCAAGATATTGTCATGCCTACAATATCATCGTCGCCACAAGCTCCGATTGAGACTAGCGCCAATAatagttttttgaatttttatgatGACAATAATAGTAGTTTAAGTTCCATTTGGGAACCTCTTTGGACTTAA
- the LOC130801514 gene encoding amidophosphoribosyltransferase, chloroplastic-like: protein MASTFVRTPSLQDPSLLSPHSSSFYPRALSKPCFSIFPSPISHKYTSVKASYNPISTFYTAKNQTPDEEFVDFSDDKPREECGVVGVYGDPEASRLCYLALHALQHRGQEGAGIVTVNDGVLQSITGVGLVSEVFNESKLDQLIGNNSIGHVRYSTAGSSMLKNVQPFVAGYRYGSVGVAHNGNLVNYKSLRHMLEDNGSIFNTTSDTEVVLHLIAISKARPFFLRIVEACEKLQGAYSMVFLTEDKLVAVRDPYGFRPLVMGRRSNGAVVFASETCALDLIEATYEREVLPGEVLVVDKDGVQSLCLMPHPEPKQCIFEHIYFSLPNSVVFGRSVYDSRRAFGEILATESPVDCDVVIAVPDSGVVAAVGYAEKAGVPFQQGLIRSHYVGRTFIEPSQKIRDFGVKLKLAPVKAVLEGKRVVVVDDSIVRGTTSSKIVRLIKEAGAKEVHMRIASPPIIGSCYYGVDTPSSEELISNRLNVEQIREYIGSDSLAFLSLDSLRKLLGGDSPNFCYACFSGNYPVEPKESKVKSIGDFVDDGLTGVIDSIDGGWVQGPRLPKVEKVGGAL, encoded by the coding sequence ATGGCGTCTACTTTTGTGCGCACACCTTCCCTTCAAGACCCATCTCTTTTATCTCCTCACTCATCTTCCTTCTATCCCAGAGCTCTCTCTAAACCCTGTTTTTCGATATTTCCCTCTCCCATATCCCACAAATACACTTCCGTCAAAGCCTCTTACAACCCTATTTCCACCTTCTACACCGCAAAAAATCAAACCCCAGATGAAGAATTTGTCGATTTTTCTGATGATAAACCAAGGGAAGAGTGCGGTGTTGTCGGAGTTTATGGCGATCCAGAAGCATCTCGTCTCTGTTATCTCGCTCTTCACGCTCTACAACATCGTGGGCAAGAAGGTGCTGGTATTGTTACCGTAAACGACGGCGTTTTGCAGAGTATTACTGGGGTTGGATTGGTTTCTGAAGTTTTTAATGAATCAAAACTTGATCaattaattggaaataattCAATTGGTCATGTTCGCTATTCAACTGCCGGTTCTTCTATGCTCAAAAATGTGCAACCCTTTGTTGCAGGTTACAGGTATGGTTCAGTAGGTGTTGCACATAATGGTAATTTGGttaattataaatctttaagGCATATGCTTGAAGATAATGGTTCAATTTTTAATACTACTTCTGATACTGAAGTTGTTCTTCATTTGATTGCTATTTCTAAAGCTAGGCCTTTCTTTTTGAGAATTGTTGAAGCTTGTGAAAAATTACAGGGTGCTTATTCTATGGTGTTTTTGACTGAAGATAAACTTGTTGCGGTTCGAGACCCGTATGGGTTTCGACCGCTTGTTATGGGTAGGAGGAGTAATGGGGCTGTTGTTTTTGCTTCTGAAACTTGTGCACTTGATTTAATTGAGGCTACCTATGAGAGGGAAGTTTTACCTGGTGAGGTTTTAGTTGTGGATAAAGATGGTGTTCAATCATTGTGTTTAATGCCTCATCCTGAACCTAAACAGTGTATTTTTGAACATATTTACTTCTCTTTGCCTAATTCTGTTGTTTTTGGGAGATCTGTATACGATTCTAGGCGCGCTTTCGGTGAGATTCTTGCTACTGAATCACCTGTTGATTGTGATGTTGTTATTGCTGTGCCTGATTCTGGTGTTGTTGCTGCTGTTGGGTATGCTGAGAAAGCTGGAGTGCCTTTCCAACAAGGGTTAATTAGGTCACATTATGTGGGTAGGACCTTTATTGAGCCTTCTCAGAAGATTAGAGATTTCGGGGTTAAGCTTAAGTTGGCACCGGTAAAGGCAGTGTTGGAGGGTAAGCGGGTTGTCGTTGTGGACGATTCGATTGTTAGGGGAACCACATCGTCTAAAATCGTTCGATTGATTAAGGAGGCAGGAGCGAAAGAGGTACATATGAGGATTGCAAGCCCACCTATCATTGGTTCTTGTTATTATGGAGTGGATACTCCTAGTTCCGAAGAATTGATTTCGAATAGGCTGAATGTGGAGCAAATTAGGGAGTATATTGGGTCTGATTCACTTGCATTTCTATCTCTTGATAGTTTAAGGAAGTTGTTGGGTGGTGATTCACCCAATTTTTGCTATGCTTGTTTCTCGGGGAACTACCCTGTTGAGCCTAAAGAATCGAAAGTTAAAAGTATCGGTGATTTTGTTGATGATGGCTTGACCGGAGTTATCGACTCCATCGATGGAGGATGGGTTCAAGGGCCTAGATTGCCGAAAGTAGAGAAGGTTGGTGGTGCTTTGTAG
- the LOC130801691 gene encoding uncharacterized protein LOC130801691 has product MKLKGRIVNCVCGKEKKCYFKVHAVKLKDEETVQIRSYFPNHTCGHQHQNKKVTALYLAEKYIDDWRDNPTWELKAFKKRVNRELGCEVKYSKCYMAKRIAMKMLYGDASEEYSRVWDYAEAIRTFNPGSTAIVKCIGIDTPPPLFQRMYICLTACKEGFVAGCRPIIGVDGAHLKGKFPGVLLTAVGKDGNNNIFPIAWAVVETENVETWIWFLNLLVEDLRSVTASSSWVEAEGEAFTFMSDRQKGLVEALNSVVPECEIRFCCRHIWANFKIKFPGELFKQHFWSAARAYNKNHFDREMNVIKNISIDAYAYLAAIPAKHWSRHAFCSRSKSGMLLNNICEAFNNVLVEARAKPIISLMEWIRRYVMQRSAAKREGLSNFQGELMPAITKIIEKNAKEIYGLRVIPVDVYEFEVDDIEDCYVVNLANRTCHCGSWQLIGIPCKHAVACIVLRKLDAKDFVHEAYLIETYRKTYSPKFYGMPGHKMWPTTTLAKPLPPPYRKMPGRPNKRKRKKEVGEGKGGKKAITEFKQRRCGNCGEVGHYKKGCKNQPKPPPPTKTKSKGGRPKMGSSSTQQSTTNDVPSSSGQQQTQNAASTSCIMDQNSQI; this is encoded by the exons ATGAAATTGAAAGGTAGAATTGTgaactgtgtttgtgggaaggagaagaagtgttattttaaggttcatgccgtgaaattgaaagatgaggagacagttcaaataaggagttattttccAAACCACACAtgtggtcaccaacaccaaaataagaaagtcactgctttgtatttagctgagaaatacatagatGATTGGAGGGACAATCCAACCTGGGAATTAAAGGCATTTAAGAAACGGGTTAATAGagagttaggttgtgaagtgaagtattctaagtgttacatggctaaaagaattgcaaTGAAAATGCTATAtggtgatgctagtgaagagtatagcAGGGTTTGGGATTATGCGGAAGCAATAAGGACGTTTAATCCAGGAAGCACAGCAATCGttaaatgcattggaatagacaCACCCCCACCTTTGTTccaaaggatgtatatatgcTTGACAGCGTGTAAGGAGGGGTTTGTAGCTGGCTGTAGGCCTATTATAGGTGTTGATGGGGCACATCTGAAGGGAAAATTCCCTGGGGTTTTGTTGACTGCTGTTGGTaaagatgggaacaataatATCTTTCCCATTGCATGGGCTGTGGTTGAAACTGAAAATGTAGAAACATGGATATGGTTTCTAAATCTTCTGGTGGAAGACCTTAGGTCGGTAACTGCATCGAGTAGTTGGGTTGAAGCAGAAGGTGAAGCTTTCACCTTCatgagcgataggcaaaag GGTTTGGTCGAAGCTTTGAACTCAGTGGTTCCTGAATGCGAAATTAGGTTCTGCTGTAGGCATATATGGGCGAACTTCAAGATCAAGTTCCCTGGAGAGTTGTTCAAACAACACTTTTGGAGTGCAGCCAGAGCCTACAACAAG AATCattttgatagagaaatgaatgtaataaagaatatttctattgACGCATATGCATATCTAGCTGCTATTCCTGCAAAACATTGGTCTAGGCATGCTTTTTGTAGTAGGAGTAAGTCTGGGATGTTATTGAACAATATTTGTGAGGCATTCAACAATGTGTTAGTAGAAGCAAGGGCGAAGCCTATAATTTCCCTAATGGAGTGGATTAGGAGATATGTAATGCAACGAAGCGCAGCCAAAAGGGAAGGGTTGAGTAACTTTCAAGGTGAGTTGATGCCAGCTATcactaaaattattgaaaaaaatgcaaaagaaatatatggtttaagggtaatcccagtggatgtttatgagtttgaggtggatgatATTGAAGACTGTTACGTTGTAAACTTGGCCAATAGAACTTGCCATTGTGGAAGTTGGCAGCTTATAGGAATTCCTTGCAAACATGCCGTTGCTTGTATTGTGCTTAGAAAATTAGATGCCAAAGACTTTGTCCACGAGGCGTATCTCATAGAAACGTATCGAAAAACGTATAGTCCAAAGTTTTATGGTATGCCAGGACACAAAATGTGGCCAACAACCACTTTAGCCAAACCACTTCCTCCACCATATAgaaagatgcctggaaggcctaacaagaggaaaagaaagaaggaagttGGTGAAGGTAAAGGAGGAAAGAAGGCTATTACAGAATTCAAGCAAAGGAGATGTGGTAATTGCGGTGAAGTTGGTCACTACAAAAAGGGCTGCAAAAATCAACCTAaaccaccaccaccaacaaAGACCAAGTCAAAaggtggaaggcctaaaatgggaTCTTCTTCTACTCAACAATCTACAACCAATGATGTGCCTAGCTCCAGTGGTCAACAACAAACGCAAAACGCTGCATCTACTTCATGTATAATGGATCAAAATAGTCAAATATAG
- the LOC130801185 gene encoding calcium-dependent mitochondrial ATP-magnesium/phosphate carrier protein 1: MVSGNDPVESLLNSIQVVFSPIEAGFRKATKEFELTWLNSKSTARNVDVLGHLNDPNGVNTKNNKLHSPTLKKKTTPPSQCTSNEDKRKGSSKKLPKKTIFSMLSPNCASSDYKDNALKERSKVRDWEKKDGSCSNCLQFAMNWSMFVNGFAQAFPMSFKLGKKRCSKTCDEEKNLYVCSQKSSVIHDFERKETKKGTLVMVLPTEDTKSKDGKHLNLELVLALILDQITHNLQKLDQGVKLNGERICRSSPTPIPNPTTTTPQSPSHFDHWKAVTTIIEGKKADMNVFLGNFNFARMGGAPSTLVGVTSAVKEDRDDSVTASNNEESGGLSAQKIASGLLNIPLSNVERLKSTLSTVSISELIELLPQLGRSSKDIPDKKKLFSVQEFFKYTEAEGRRFFEELDRDGDGQVNLEDLEDAMRKRKLPRRYAKEFLQRARSHLFAKSFGWKQFSTLMEQREATILRAYTSLCLSKSGTLQKSEILASLKNAGLPANEDNAGAMMRFLNADTGGSISYGHFRNFMMLLPSDRLQDDPRNVWFEAATVVPVAPPVEIPAGSVLRSALAGGLASGLSTSLLHPVDTIKTRVQTSTLSFPEVISRVPQIGVQGLYRGSLPAILGQFTSHGLRTGIFEATKLVLINFAPNLPELQIQSLASFCSTLLGTATRIPCEVLKQRLQAGLFDNVGEAIVGTWQQDGLKGFFRGTGVTLCREVPLYVAGMGLYAESKKLAQHLLNRELEPWETIVVGALSGGIAAVVTTPFDVLKTRMMTAPHGQPISASMLAFSILTHEGPLGFFKGAIPRFFWVAPLGAMNFAGYELAKNAMSKTEEMSVDEITQK, from the exons ATGGTGTCTGGAAATGACCCTGTTGAATCATTACTTAATTCAATTCAAGTTGTTTTTTCTCCCATCGAAGCGGGTTTTAGGAAGGCTACTAAAGAGTTTGAGTTAACATGGTTGAACTCGAAGAGTACCGCTCGTAATGTTGATGTTTTAGGGCATTTGAATGATCCTAATGGTGTCAATACTAAAAACAACAAACTTCATTCACCTACATTGAAGAAGAAAACTACACCCCCTTCTCAATGTACTTCTAATGAGGATAAGAGAAAAGGGTCATCAAAAAAGCTTCCAAAAAAGACCATTTTTAGCATGCTTTCCCCGAATTGTGCTAGTTCCGATTATAAGGACAATGCGCTCAAGGAAAGGTCGAAAGTAAGGGATTGGGAGAAAAAAGATGGATCATGTTCCAACTGTTTGCAATTTGCAATGAATTGGTCGATGTTTGTCAATGGATTTGCTCAGGCATTTCCCATGTCTTTTAAATTAGGAAAAAAGCGTTGCTCGAAGACATGTGATGAGGAAAAGAATTTGTATGTCTGCTCGCAGAAATCTTCGGTTATACATGACTTCGAGAGAAAAGAAACGAAAAAGGGTACGCTTGTAATGGTGTTGCCAACCGAGGATACTAAGAGCAAAGACGGGAAGCATCTAAACCTTGAGCTGGTTTTAGCTCTCATTTTAGACCAGATTACACATAATCTCCAAAAGCTTGATCAGGGTGTCAAATTAAATGGGGAAAGAATATGTCGATCTTCTCCAACTCCAATTCCAAATCCAACCACAACCACACCCCAATCCCCCTCTCATTTTGACCATTGGAAGGCAGTGACTACCATCATAGAGGGCAAGAAGGCAGATATGAATGTGTTCTTGGGAAATTTTAACTTTGCTAGGATGGGTGGAGCACCATCTACCCTTGTAGGAGTTACGTCTGCAGTGAAAGAAGACAGGGATGATAGTGTGACTGCTAGCAATAATGAAGAATCGGGCGGGTTATCAGCTCAAAAGATTGCCAGTGGGCTGCTTAATATCCCCTTGTCCAATGTTGAGCGCTTGAAATCGACACTGTCGACTGTGTCAATATCAGAACTTATTGAGCTTCTGCCACAACTCGGTCGTTCTTCTAAAGACATTCCTGACAAGAAGAAGTTGTTTTCCGTGCAAGAGTTCTTCAAATACACTGAGGCTGAAG GAAGGAGATTCTTTGAGGAGTTAGACAGAGATGGGGATGGGCAGGTAAACCTAGAAGATCTCGAGGATGCAATGAGAAAGCGAAAATTACCACGCAGATATGCAAAAGAATTTTTGCAACGTGCTAGGAGTCACCTATTTGCAAAATCATTTGGCTGGAAGCAGTTTTCAACCTTGATGGAGCAAAGGGAAGCAACTATTCTACGAGCTTATACCTCTCTATGCCTCAGCAAATCGGGTACCCTTCAGAAAAGTGAAATATTAGCATCTTTAAAAAATGCTGGACTCCCTGCAAATGAAGACAATGCAGGTGCTATGATGAGATTTTTGAATGCTGACACTGGAGGGTCCATTTCTTATGGACATTTTCGGAACTTTATGATGTTACTCCCTTCTGATCGTTTGCAAGATGATCCTCG GAATGTATGGTTTGAAGCTGCTACTGTAGTTCCTGTTGCACCTCCTGTTGAAATTCCCGCAGGAAGTGTTTTGCGATCAGCTTTAGCGGGAGGCCTTGCTTCTGGCCTCTCAACATCTTTATTGCACCCAGTTGACACCATAAAG ACTCGAGTTCAAACATCAACTCTCTCTTTTCCGGAAGTTATATCAAGAGTTCCACAAATTGGAGTTCAAGGCTTATACAGGGGCTCCCTCCCTGCAATTCTTGGGCAATTTACCAG CCATGGACTACGGACTGGGATTTTTGAAGCTACTAAACTTGTGTTGATCAACTTTGCTCCAAATCTGCCTGAACTGCAG ATTCAATCTTTAGCATCATTCTGTAGCACATTGCTGGGAACTGCAACGAGAATACCATGCGAGGTACTGAAGCAGCGTTTACAGGCTGGGCTTTTTGACAACGTTGGAGAAGCTATCGTGGGTACTTGGCAACAGGATGGTCTCAAGGGCTTTTTTCGTGGGACGGGTGTGACTCTTTGTCGAGAAGTTCCATTATATGTTGCTGGCATGGGGCTTTACGCCGAGTCCAAGAAG CTCGCTCAGCATCTCTTGAATCGAGAATTGGAGCCATGGGAAACAATTGTCGTTGGGGCGTTATCCGGAGGAATTGCCGCTGTTGTCACTACACCTTTCGACGTGCTAAAAACTAGAATGATGACGGCTCCTCATGGCCAACCTATATCAGCTTCCATGTTGGCGTTCTCCATTCTGACACACGAGGGCCCGCTTGGATTCTTTAAAGGAGCAATACCGAGGTTTTTCTGGGTTGCTCCCCTCGGTGCGATGAATTTTGCTGGTTATGAACTCGCAAAGAATGCAATGAGTAAAACCGAAGAAATGTCGGTGGATGAAATCACTCAGAAATAG